A DNA window from Acomys russatus chromosome 7, mAcoRus1.1, whole genome shotgun sequence contains the following coding sequences:
- the LOC127192260 gene encoding LOW QUALITY PROTEIN: olfactory receptor 52N2-like (The sequence of the model RefSeq protein was modified relative to this genomic sequence to represent the inferred CDS: deleted 1 base in 1 codon), which produces MSGANSSSLTPEFFILNGISGLEAAHVWISLPFCFMYMIAAVGNCGLIYLIGHEEALHRPMYYFLTLLSFTDITLCTTTVPNMLCIFWFNLKKIGFKACLAQMFFVHSLTATESGMLMLMALDRYVAILTNPVIAKASLATFLRSVAFILPFTFLTKRLPYCRGNLIPHAYCDHMSVAKVSCGNVKVNAVYGLLVALVVCAFDIFCITGSYTMILRAVMNLSSADARHRAFSTCTSHICAIVITYVPAFFNFFTHRFGGHTIPHHIHIIVANLYLLLPATMNPIVYGVKTKQNRESVIKFFTGDKSGITEIKGLKN; this is translated from the exons ATGTCTGGAGCCAACAGCTCCAGCCTGACCCCAGAATTCTTTATCCTGAATGGTATTTCTGGACTTGAAGCCGCACATGTCTGGATCTCTCTGCCATTCTGTTTCATGTACATGATTGCTGCCGTGGGGAACTGTGGGCTTATCTACCTCATTGGCCATGAGGAAGCTCTGCACCGACCCATGTACTACTTTCTAACCCTGCTCTCCTTCACTGATATAACTTTATGTACCACCACTGTGCCCAATATGCTGTGTATATTCTGGTTCAACCTCAagaagattggatttaaggcttgCCTGGCCCAGATGTTCTTTGTGCACTCCTTGACAGCTACAGAGTCTGGCATGCTAATGCTCATGGCCCTGGATCGCTATGTGGCCATTCTGACCAACCCTGTGATTGCCAAAGCTAGTCTTGCTACTTTCTTGAGGAGTGTGGCATTCATCCTCCCTTTCACTTTCCTTACCAAGCGCCTGCCCTATTGCCGAGGCAACCTCATCCCCCATGCCTATTGTGACCACATGTCTGTGGCCAAGGTATCCTGTGGCAATGTCAAGGTCAATGCAGTCTACGGTCTATTAGTTGCGCTTGTGGTTTGTGCATTTGACATATTCTGTATCACTGGGTCATACACAATGATACTGAGAGCAGTAATGAACCTGTCCTCTGCTGATGCTCGTCACAGAGCCTTCAGCACCTGTACATCTCACATCTGTGCTATTGTGATCACTTATGTACCtgct ttttttaacttcttcacTCATCGTTTTGGAGGACACACTATTCCCCACCACATCCACATCATAGTGGCCAACCTCTACCTGCTACTGCCTGCTACCATGAACCCAATTGTTTATGGAGTCAAGACCAAGCAGAATAGGGAAAGTGTAATTAAGTTTTTTACTGGAGACAAGAGTGGCATTACTGaaataaaaggattaaaaaacTAG
- the LOC127192001 gene encoding olfactory receptor 52N5-like: MLVSNSSYSSPQSFILNGIPGLEAFHVWISLPLCTMYVISLVGNLGLVYLIYYEESLHRPMYFFLAMLSLIDLFTCTTTLPNALFIFWFKLKEINFNACLVQMFFVHGFTGVESGVLMLMALDRYVAICYPLRYATILTNPLIAKAGLATFLRGILLMIPFPFLVKRLPFCRSNVISHTYCDHMSVVKLSCASIKINVIYGLMVALLIGVFDICCISVSYTMILRAVVSLSSADARQKAFSTCTAHISAIIITYVPAFFTFFTHRFGGHTIPPSLHIIVANLYLLLPPTLNPIVYGMKTKQIRDSIIKFFHNEKVQGDPRKFS, from the coding sequence ATGCTGGTTTCTAACAGCTCATATTCGTCCCCACAGTCTTTCATTCTTAATGGTATTCCCGGGCTGGAAGCATTTCACGTATGGATCTCCCTGCCACTCTGTACAATGTACGTCATCTCCCTAGTAGGCAACCTGGGCCTTGTGTACCTCATTTACTATGAGGAATCCTTACATCGCCCAATGTATTTCTTTCTGGCCATGCTTTCTCTCATTGACTTATTTACCTGCACAACCACTCTCCCCAATGCCCTCTTCATTTTCTGGTTCAAACTCAAGGAAATTAATTTCAATGCTTGCCTCGTTCAGATGTTCTTTGTGCATGGGTTCACAGGTGTGGAGTCTGGTGTGCTCATGCTCATGGCCCtggaccgctatgtggccatttGCTACCCACTACGCTACGCTACCATACTTACCAACCCTCTCATTGCCAAAGCTGGCCTTGCCACCTTCTTGAGAGGTATATTGTTGATGATTCCTTTTCCATTCTTGGTTAAACGTTTGCCTTTCTGCCGAAGCAATGTCATCTCCCATACGTATTGTGACCACATGTCTGTGGTAAAGTTATCCTGCGCCAGCATCAAAATCAATGTCATCTACGGTCTCATGGTTGCGCTCTTGATTGGAGTGTTTGACATTTGTTGTATATCTGTGTCCTACACCATGATCCTCCGGGCAGTGGTTAGTCTGTCCTCAGCAGATGCTCGGCAGAAGGCATTCAGCACCTGCACTGCCCATATATCTGCCATCATTATCACTTACGTTCCAgccttcttcactttcttcaccCATCGTTTTGGGGGCCACACCATCCCCCCTTCTCTGCACATCATCGTGGCTAATCTTTATCTTCTTCTTCCCCCAACTCTAAATCCCATTGTTTATGGAATGAAGACCAAACAGATCAGAGATAGCATCATAAAATTCTTTCATAATGAAAAGGTTCAAGGTGACCCAAGAAAATTTTCTTGA